CATTTGTGCAATCCTCCCTATTACATTCACCAAAATTGTAGAGATTTCATTATGTACCTGGTGCTTAAtcaagaagagaaagatgaaaaccgAGTAAGACACTACCCCAGAAAACCTCAAGATGAGATTATACCCCAGAACTGTTTTCAATGGAAAAAAGGTCATTCTGAGTGAACAAGAAAGCTGAGGCCCAGTGAGAGCCCAATAATCATTACATCTTCCAAAAATGATTTGGTGATAATAGGAAAGTAGTGCCTCAAGAGTGTCAGAGAGCCTTGAGTGCTGAAGTGAGGAAAGGTTGTGTGAGGGTGAATCCACACATTTCCTGTTGGTAAGACTAGAGACTGAGATTGATGAAGatgatactatttgaaataaagactttctctttcttttctcctaagatataaTGTGATTCTTTACCCAAAAGATGAAAAGGACCAAACAACTATatgattttattagcataagaaatgcatttttttctgaagtgggcattgggatctcagccaacaccatccttcttctcttccacatcttcacattccttctCCAGCACAGGTTCAAGCCCATTGACTTGATCATTGGTCTCTTGGCTCTAATCCACCTAGGGATGCTGATAATCATGGGGTTCATAGCTACAGATGTTTTTCTGTCTCACAATGTTTGGGATGGCATAAAATGTAAATCATTACTCTACTTGTACAAGTTTTTGAGGGGCCTCTCGATTtgtgccacctgcctgctgagtgtcctCCAGGCCATCACCCTCAGTCCTAGAAACTCCTGCTTGGCAAAGTTTAAACACAAATCTCCACATCAGATCCTGTGCTCCCTTTTGTTCCTGTGGgtcttctacattttctttagtGCTCACTTCTCATTCTCTTCTACTGACATCCACAATGTGACTTCACATGGTCTTGAATTTATTACTGAATCCTGCATGATTTTACCAATGAGTTACTTCCTCAGGCATTTATCTTCCATATTAGGTGCATTGCGGGATGTCTTTCTTATAGGGCTCATGGGGCTCTCCAGTGGATACATGGTGACCCTCTTAACCAGGCATAAGAGGCAGTGCCAGCACCTTAACAGTACCTGCCTTTCTCCAAAAGCATCCCCTGTACAGAGGGCCACCTGGACCATCCTGCTTCTCATGTACTGTTTGGACTGCATCTTCTCATCCTCAAGATTTACATGGAACAACGACCCTGTTTGTAATTCTATCCAGATAATGGTTGCCAATGGCTATGCCATGACAAGTCCCTTCCTACTCCTCTTTAATGAAAAACATATTATTAACTTACTGAAACCTTTTAGGGGAAGATAGCACATATTTAACTGAGTGATGGATAAGATCTTTTAATGTGCCAATACACTGGCTTCTGAATCACAGCATAGAATATATGCTCTCTGGAAAGTCCATATGAAGATATGCATGTTTTCTTAAATCTGTTTACCTTGAGAAATGTGAATAATAAATATGTCAGAAAAATATCAACCATGTACCTTCTTATATAACACAAGGACACAACATATCTGCTTAGTGTCAGTGATTTCTTTGAAGTCAGTGTCACTTTTAAGGCATGGGTTAGCCACTTATAAACACATTGAGAGTATACAGCTCTTTTATATAAGTGCTTCAATGAGAAGTATTATATGCAGCTAAATATGTCAATTTTTATTGCCACCAATTGCCACCTGATACTTCAAATGTCCTTTATGTTGATCtggtaaaaataatcaaatgcaGGGACTCAAGTTATCTTATGTACACCAGTGCTTATAGTAGCATTACTAAAAATAGCCCATGTTGGAAACAGCTCAATACCCAAAAGCATATGAATGTGTATACAAAACATGGTCTGatcacaccatggaatattattcacccagTAACAGAAAAATACATGACTGAAGGAGTAACTcctgaaccttgaagacattattgCAACTAAACTGTCAGTCACAAAAGAACCAATGCTGGGGTTGTGAtagtgactcagtggtcaagcacttgcctaccacatgaaaataaataaaataaaggtatgtgtccatctacaactaaaaatatttttaggaaagaACCCA
This DNA window, taken from Sciurus carolinensis chromosome 19, mSciCar1.2, whole genome shotgun sequence, encodes the following:
- the LOC124971154 gene encoding vomeronasal type-1 receptor 90-like, with product MKRTKQLYDFISIRNAFFSEVGIGISANTILLLFHIFTFLLQHRFKPIDLIIGLLALIHLGMLIIMGFIATDVFLSHNVWDGIKCKSLLYLYKFLRGLSICATCLLSVLQAITLSPRNSCLAKFKHKSPHQILCSLLFLWVFYIFFSAHFSFSSTDIHNVTSHGLEFITESCMILPMSYFLRHLSSILGALRDVFLIGLMGLSSGYMVTLLTRHKRQCQHLNSTCLSPKASPVQRATWTILLLMYCLDCIFSSSRFTWNNDPVCNSIQIMVANGYAMTSPFLLLFNEKHIINLLKPFRGR